A genome region from Geminicoccus roseus DSM 18922 includes the following:
- a CDS encoding DUF1289 domain-containing protein has protein sequence MLPEIPTPCVGICRLDPETGLCQGCLRSGAEISVWPVASNEQRLEIVQRLRERRRARGVTSWADQRPRRRGRVAVGRSQV, from the coding sequence GTGCTGCCCGAGATCCCCACGCCCTGCGTCGGCATCTGCCGGCTCGATCCCGAGACCGGCCTGTGCCAGGGCTGCCTGCGCAGCGGCGCCGAGATCTCCGTGTGGCCCGTCGCCAGCAACGAGCAGCGCCTGGAGATCGTCCAGCGGCTGCGCGAGCGGCGCCGCGCCCGTGGCGTCACCTCCTGGGCCGACCAGCGCCCGCGCCGTCGCGGACGGGTGGCGGTCGGGCGGTCCCAGGTCTAG
- the bmt gene encoding betaine--homocysteine S-methyltransferase translates to MSHPLADLIAEKSFLLADGAMGTNLFAQGLMSGDSPEFWNLEHPERIRKVHQDFVDAGSDLVLTNSFGGNRHRLKLHNAQGQVGELNRAAARIAREVADAASKKVLVCGSIGPTGEIFQPVGVLSHEEGVEAFAEQAMALAEGGADVLWIETISAQEELAAAVEGAARAGLPIVTTMSFDTNGRTMMGLTPEAALEAAHVLPVRPLGFGANCGIGPAQLLHTVLSFRNVRDADDIIVAKGNCGVPEYVEGAIRYSGSPEIMATYARLARDAGAHIIGGCCGTSAEHVRAMREALDQHVPARVPTLAEVEALLGPIAFAGAAPGHGGAEPARRRSRRRD, encoded by the coding sequence ATGTCCCATCCCCTTGCCGATCTGATCGCCGAGAAATCCTTTTTGCTCGCCGACGGCGCGATGGGCACCAACCTGTTCGCCCAGGGCCTGATGTCGGGCGACAGCCCGGAATTCTGGAACCTGGAGCATCCCGAGCGGATCCGGAAGGTCCACCAGGACTTCGTCGACGCCGGCTCCGACCTAGTGCTCACCAACAGTTTCGGCGGCAACCGCCACCGGCTGAAGCTGCACAACGCGCAGGGCCAAGTGGGCGAACTGAACCGAGCCGCGGCCCGGATCGCCCGCGAGGTCGCCGATGCCGCGTCCAAAAAGGTGCTGGTGTGCGGCTCGATCGGCCCGACCGGCGAGATCTTCCAGCCGGTGGGCGTGCTCTCCCACGAGGAGGGCGTCGAGGCGTTCGCCGAGCAGGCGATGGCGCTGGCCGAGGGCGGCGCCGACGTCCTGTGGATCGAGACGATCTCCGCCCAGGAGGAACTGGCGGCGGCGGTCGAGGGCGCGGCACGCGCCGGCCTGCCGATCGTGACCACCATGAGCTTCGACACCAACGGCCGGACCATGATGGGGCTGACCCCGGAAGCCGCGCTGGAAGCCGCCCACGTCCTGCCGGTCCGCCCGCTCGGGTTCGGCGCGAATTGCGGGATCGGCCCGGCACAGCTGCTTCACACCGTGCTGTCCTTCCGCAACGTGCGCGATGCCGACGACATCATCGTCGCCAAGGGCAATTGCGGCGTGCCGGAATATGTCGAGGGCGCCATCCGCTATTCCGGCTCGCCGGAGATCATGGCGACCTATGCCAGGCTGGCCCGCGACGCCGGCGCCCACATCATCGGCGGGTGCTGCGGCACCTCGGCGGAGCATGTTCGGGCGATGCGCGAGGCGCTCGACCAGCACGTGCCGGCCAGAGTGCCGACCCTGGCCGAGGTCGAGGCGCTGCTGGGCCCGATCGCCTTCGCCGGGGCAGCGCCCGGCCATGGCGGTGCGGAGCCGGCGCGCCGCCGCTCACGTCGGCGCGACTGA
- a CDS encoding formimidoylglutamate deiminase gives MIHAIRALLPEGWATDVLVQIDARGDIANVQAGVPAPPEAERAGILLPGVPDIHSHAFQRAMAGLAERLPSGEASFWTWRAVMYAFAGTMTPEMVRAVATQLYVEMLEAGYTTVGEFHYLHHRADGRPHDDPAEMALAHLEAARAAGIGMTMLPTLYQTGGFDQPAEPGQIRFLHELDGYLRLVERLRAEMEGRPDERLGIAPHSLRAVPPKVLQEAVRAWRDIDPDGPVHIHLAEQVREVRECLEATGRRPGERLLDLVEPDARWTLIHATHLEDAELAALAASGAVAGLCPSTEGNLGDGLFRLADWLEQGGALAIGTDSHVVIDPFEELRWLEHGQRTRTLRRTVAASLAEPHSGARLLRAVLEGGRQAMGRPIGRIEAGARADLVVLDERHPRLVERPGDLLLDSLVLAPGRGMVRHVMAGGTWQVRDGRHRLHEEAAAAYRQAVAGLAA, from the coding sequence TTGATCCATGCGATCCGGGCCCTGCTGCCCGAGGGCTGGGCCACCGACGTGCTGGTCCAGATCGACGCCCGCGGCGACATCGCCAACGTGCAGGCGGGAGTGCCGGCGCCGCCCGAAGCCGAGCGGGCGGGCATCCTCCTGCCGGGCGTGCCCGACATCCACAGCCACGCCTTCCAGCGCGCCATGGCCGGGCTGGCCGAGCGCCTGCCGAGCGGCGAGGCCAGCTTCTGGACCTGGCGGGCGGTGATGTACGCCTTTGCCGGGACCATGACCCCGGAGATGGTCCGCGCGGTCGCCACCCAGCTCTATGTCGAGATGCTGGAGGCCGGCTACACCACGGTCGGCGAGTTCCACTACCTGCACCACCGCGCCGATGGCCGCCCGCACGACGATCCGGCCGAGATGGCGCTGGCCCATCTGGAAGCAGCCCGGGCGGCGGGGATCGGCATGACCATGCTGCCCACCCTCTACCAGACCGGCGGGTTCGACCAGCCGGCGGAGCCCGGGCAGATCCGCTTCCTCCACGAGCTGGACGGGTACTTGCGCCTGGTCGAGCGGCTGCGCGCCGAGATGGAGGGGCGGCCAGACGAACGGCTGGGGATCGCGCCGCATTCCTTGCGCGCGGTGCCGCCGAAGGTTCTGCAGGAGGCGGTGCGGGCCTGGCGGGACATCGACCCGGACGGTCCTGTCCATATCCACCTGGCCGAGCAGGTCCGCGAGGTCCGCGAGTGCCTGGAGGCCACCGGGCGCCGCCCGGGCGAGCGGCTCCTGGACCTGGTCGAGCCCGATGCCCGCTGGACCCTGATCCATGCCACCCATCTGGAGGATGCCGAACTCGCGGCATTGGCGGCCAGCGGCGCGGTCGCGGGCCTTTGCCCCAGCACCGAGGGCAATCTCGGCGACGGCCTGTTCCGGCTCGCCGACTGGCTGGAGCAGGGTGGCGCGCTGGCGATCGGCACCGACAGCCATGTGGTGATCGATCCGTTCGAGGAACTGCGCTGGCTGGAGCATGGCCAGCGGACCCGCACGCTGCGCCGCACGGTGGCGGCCTCCCTGGCAGAGCCGCACAGCGGCGCCCGGCTCCTGCGGGCGGTGCTGGAGGGCGGGCGCCAGGCGATGGGCCGGCCGATCGGCCGGATCGAGGCGGGTGCGCGCGCCGACCTGGTCGTCCTCGACGAGCGGCACCCGCGCCTGGTCGAGCGGCCGGGCGACCTCCTGCTGGACAGCCTGGTCCTGGCGCCCGGGCGGGGCATGGTGCGCCACGTGATGGCTGGCGGGACCTGGCAGGTCCGCGACGGCCGCCACCGGCTGCACGAGGAAGCCGCCGCCGCCTACCGGCAGGCCGTCGCGGGACTGGCGGCATGA
- a CDS encoding GNAT family N-acetyltransferase, translated as MNGPPDDRCLFCGTPAPVIWVHGHGQCAFCGTNRDPCCDGAPDEPLDGSLPTLITARLVLLPAVASGEAYPPGYGRWTVAEAGALELPVGEVLLAPHGQNSPEIELSFRIDLVARGQGFAREAARVVIEHGEKRLGLTELVAFVHPDHRAPARILSRLGFQAEGRRMLRGGGQVVVWRRRSQA; from the coding sequence ATGAACGGCCCGCCGGACGACCGCTGCCTGTTCTGCGGCACGCCGGCGCCGGTGATCTGGGTGCATGGCCATGGCCAGTGCGCGTTTTGCGGCACCAACCGCGATCCCTGCTGCGACGGCGCCCCGGACGAGCCGCTCGACGGCAGCCTGCCGACGCTGATCACGGCACGGCTGGTCCTGCTTCCCGCGGTGGCATCGGGGGAAGCCTATCCGCCTGGATACGGGCGCTGGACGGTGGCGGAGGCCGGCGCCCTGGAGCTGCCGGTCGGCGAGGTGCTCCTGGCGCCGCATGGCCAGAACAGCCCGGAGATCGAGCTGAGCTTCCGGATCGACCTGGTGGCGCGCGGGCAGGGCTTCGCCCGCGAGGCGGCGCGGGTGGTCATCGAGCATGGTGAGAAGCGCCTGGGCCTCACCGAGCTGGTGGCGTTCGTCCACCCGGACCACCGGGCGCCGGCGCGGATCCTGAGCCGGCTGGGCTTCCAGGCGGAGGGGCGCCGGATGCTTCGCGGCGGCGGCCAGGTGGTGGTCTGGCGACGGAGATCGCAAGCATGA
- a CDS encoding glutathione S-transferase family protein, which yields MIRVWGRNNSVNVQKVMWTIAELGLAHERLDVGGAFGGIDQAYRERNPHGLIPVIDDEGTVVWESNAIVRYLSARWGQGTLWHADPAMRAQADQWMDWQQTTVQPLITPVFWGLIRTPPEQRDEAAIATATARLGQIFAMLDRHLENRPFIAGDTLSMGDIPLGALTYRYLNLPIERPDLPNLQRWYARLTDRAAFRKHVMIPLT from the coding sequence ATGATCAGGGTCTGGGGCCGCAACAACTCGGTCAACGTGCAGAAGGTGATGTGGACCATCGCCGAACTGGGGCTGGCGCACGAGCGGCTCGACGTGGGCGGCGCGTTCGGCGGGATCGACCAGGCATACCGGGAGCGCAACCCGCATGGGCTGATCCCGGTGATCGACGACGAGGGCACCGTGGTCTGGGAGAGCAACGCGATCGTGCGCTATCTCTCGGCGCGCTGGGGACAGGGCACCCTCTGGCACGCCGACCCCGCCATGCGGGCCCAGGCCGACCAGTGGATGGACTGGCAGCAGACCACGGTGCAGCCGTTGATCACGCCGGTGTTCTGGGGGCTGATCCGCACGCCGCCCGAACAGCGCGACGAGGCGGCGATCGCTACGGCCACCGCCCGGCTCGGCCAGATCTTCGCGATGCTCGACCGCCACCTGGAGAACCGCCCCTTCATCGCCGGCGATACCCTCTCCATGGGCGACATCCCGCTGGGCGCGCTCACCTACCGCTACCTCAACCTGCCGATCGAGCGGCCGGACCTGCCCAACCTGCAGCGCTGGTACGCCCGGCTGACCGACCGGGCGGCATTCCGCAAGCACGTGATGATCCCGCTCACCTGA
- a CDS encoding ActS/PrrB/RegB family redox-sensitive histidine kinase — MAKRERASALAGGEAGMARRTGMFVQGLLGLSDPPDLRGRIRLHTLSLTRWVAVVGQLFTVLFVHYSLGIALPVEWLLPAIALSALINLALMVTLRAATRLPERAALWLFAYDILQLGYLLALTGGLRNPFAVLVAVPLMLGAATLGLGSTVLLSLLAVATVTFLALVPSPLPWFGVGLPLPGLYVAAVWAGLTMASILIAAYAWRVAEETRRMTDALGAAQMALAREQEMSALGALATAAAHELGSPLATILITAKEMLNELEDDDPLRAETQVLLEQTLRCRTILAGIGRHRDHAEHAPFVRAPLSGILREIAEPYARPGIALEVTSRIAEGLSEPTLVPTPEFRHALGNLLNNGLEFAESRLQVLIEHDYREVRVMIRDDGPGFAPEVLEWLGEPYLSTRRDDGGLGLGVFIATTLLARTGAALHVENARDGAVVTLRWPNEAWRRSFEGKMT; from the coding sequence ATGGCGAAGCGGGAACGGGCGTCGGCGCTGGCCGGGGGAGAGGCAGGCATGGCCCGGCGCACCGGCATGTTCGTGCAGGGCCTGCTCGGCCTGTCCGACCCGCCCGACCTGCGCGGGCGCATCCGCCTCCACACGCTGTCTCTCACCCGCTGGGTCGCGGTGGTCGGCCAGCTGTTCACCGTGCTGTTCGTGCATTACTCGCTGGGCATCGCGCTGCCGGTCGAGTGGCTGCTCCCGGCGATCGCCCTGTCCGCCCTGATCAACCTGGCGCTGATGGTGACCCTGCGGGCGGCGACCCGCCTGCCGGAGCGCGCGGCGCTGTGGCTGTTCGCCTATGACATCCTGCAGCTCGGCTACCTGCTGGCGCTCACCGGCGGCCTGCGCAACCCGTTCGCGGTCCTGGTGGCGGTGCCGCTGATGCTGGGCGCCGCCACGCTGGGCCTGGGCTCCACCGTGCTCCTGAGCCTGCTCGCGGTGGCGACGGTGACCTTTCTGGCCCTGGTCCCCTCGCCGCTGCCCTGGTTCGGGGTCGGGCTGCCGCTGCCGGGGCTGTACGTGGCCGCGGTCTGGGCGGGGCTGACCATGGCCTCGATCCTGATCGCCGCCTATGCCTGGCGCGTCGCCGAGGAGACCAGGCGGATGACCGACGCCCTGGGGGCGGCCCAGATGGCGCTGGCCCGGGAGCAGGAGATGTCGGCGCTGGGCGCGCTCGCCACCGCGGCCGCCCACGAGCTGGGCTCGCCGCTGGCGACGATCCTGATCACCGCCAAGGAGATGCTGAACGAGCTGGAGGACGACGATCCTTTGCGGGCGGAGACACAGGTCCTTCTGGAGCAGACCCTGCGCTGCCGCACGATCCTGGCCGGGATCGGCCGGCACCGCGACCATGCCGAGCATGCGCCGTTCGTGCGGGCGCCCCTGTCGGGCATCCTGCGCGAGATCGCCGAGCCCTACGCGCGGCCGGGTATCGCGCTGGAAGTGACCTCGCGGATCGCCGAAGGTCTGAGCGAGCCGACGCTGGTGCCCACGCCGGAGTTCCGGCACGCCCTGGGCAATCTTTTGAACAACGGACTCGAATTCGCCGAGAGCCGACTGCAAGTTCTTATCGAGCACGATTACCGGGAGGTGCGTGTGATGATCCGGGACGACGGTCCAGGGTTTGCGCCTGAAGTTCTGGAGTGGCTGGGGGAGCCCTATCTTTCCACCCGACGCGACGATGGCGGCCTTGGCCTGGGCGTGTTCATCGCGACCACACTGCTTGCGCGCACCGGCGCTGCCTTGCATGTTGAGAACGCGCGCGACGGTGCGGTCGTGACGCTTCGCTGGCCGAACGAAGCGTGGCGGCGCTCCTTCGAAGGGAAGATGACATGA
- the glmS gene encoding glutamine--fructose-6-phosphate transaminase (isomerizing), which translates to MCGIVGVIGKGDAAPLLLEGLRRLEYRGYDSAGVATLVDDRLERRRAEGKLDNLARELAGAPLAGTTGIGHTRWATHGAPTETNAHPHQADGVAVVHNGIIENFRELREELVARGRRFETQTDTEVVPHLLSEQMAKGLSPKEAASRVLPRLHGAFALAILFENHPDLLIAARRGSPLAIGYGQGEMFIGSDALALAPLTDQIQYLDEGDWAVLTRHGAIVHDESGQVVERPIRQTAFSGAMIGKGNHRHFMEKEIHEQPAVIGDTLRSFADPKTHKVALPDLPFDLGTLGRLAIVACGTASYAGLVAKYWFEKFAGIPVEWDIASEFRYREPPLSADQAAMFISQSGETADTLAALRYVKAKGRKTLAVVNVPESSIAREADGCLRTLAGPEIGVASTKAFTTQLATLACLAVGAARARGRLSAEREAALTTELDEIPAKLVHVLEHSELIRKIAADVMHARDVLYIGRGSMYPIALEGALKLKEISYIHAEGYAAGELKHGPIALIDENVPVIVVAPRDDLFEKTASNLQEVKARGGRIILLTDQAGCEQLGEYAWHCVTMPACDPFVAPILYSIPVQLLAYHTAVAKGTDVDQPRNLAKSVTVE; encoded by the coding sequence ATGTGTGGAATCGTGGGCGTCATCGGCAAGGGCGACGCGGCTCCCTTGCTCCTGGAGGGGCTGCGGCGCCTGGAATATCGCGGCTACGACAGTGCCGGCGTGGCCACGCTGGTCGATGACCGGCTGGAGCGGCGCCGCGCCGAGGGCAAGCTCGACAATCTCGCCCGGGAACTGGCGGGCGCGCCGCTCGCCGGCACCACCGGCATCGGCCATACCCGCTGGGCCACCCATGGCGCGCCCACCGAGACCAACGCCCATCCGCACCAGGCGGACGGCGTCGCGGTGGTCCATAACGGCATCATCGAGAACTTCCGCGAGCTGCGCGAGGAACTGGTGGCCCGCGGCCGCCGCTTCGAGACCCAGACCGACACCGAGGTCGTGCCGCACCTGCTGTCCGAGCAGATGGCCAAGGGCCTCTCGCCCAAGGAGGCCGCTTCCCGTGTGCTGCCCAGGCTGCACGGCGCCTTCGCGCTGGCGATCCTGTTCGAGAACCATCCCGACCTGCTGATCGCCGCTAGGCGCGGCAGCCCGCTGGCGATCGGCTACGGCCAGGGCGAGATGTTCATTGGCTCCGACGCGCTGGCGCTGGCCCCGCTCACCGACCAGATCCAGTATCTGGACGAGGGCGACTGGGCGGTGCTGACCCGCCATGGCGCCATCGTCCACGACGAGTCCGGCCAGGTGGTGGAGCGGCCGATCCGGCAGACCGCGTTCAGCGGCGCCATGATCGGCAAGGGCAACCACCGGCATTTCATGGAAAAGGAGATCCACGAGCAGCCGGCGGTGATCGGCGACACGCTGCGCTCGTTCGCCGATCCCAAGACCCACAAGGTGGCGCTGCCCGACCTGCCGTTCGACCTGGGCACGCTCGGCCGGCTGGCGATCGTGGCCTGCGGCACCGCCTCCTATGCCGGCCTGGTCGCCAAATACTGGTTCGAGAAGTTCGCCGGGATCCCGGTGGAATGGGACATCGCTTCGGAGTTCCGCTACCGCGAGCCGCCGCTCTCGGCCGACCAGGCGGCGATGTTCATCTCGCAGTCCGGAGAGACCGCCGACACGCTGGCGGCGTTGCGCTACGTCAAGGCCAAGGGCCGCAAGACTCTGGCGGTGGTCAACGTGCCGGAGAGCTCGATCGCGCGCGAGGCCGACGGCTGCCTGCGCACCCTGGCCGGGCCCGAGATCGGGGTCGCCTCGACCAAGGCATTCACCACCCAGCTGGCCACCCTGGCCTGCCTGGCGGTGGGTGCGGCGCGGGCGCGCGGCCGCCTGTCGGCCGAGCGCGAGGCGGCGCTCACCACCGAGCTCGACGAGATCCCGGCCAAGCTCGTCCACGTGCTGGAGCACAGCGAGCTGATCCGCAAGATCGCCGCCGACGTGATGCATGCAAGGGACGTGCTCTATATCGGCCGCGGCTCGATGTACCCGATCGCCCTGGAGGGGGCCCTGAAGCTGAAGGAGATCAGCTACATCCATGCCGAGGGCTATGCCGCCGGCGAACTGAAGCACGGGCCGATCGCGCTGATCGACGAGAACGTGCCGGTGATCGTGGTGGCGCCGCGCGACGACCTGTTCGAGAAGACCGCCAGCAATTTGCAGGAGGTCAAGGCGCGCGGCGGGCGGATCATCCTGCTCACCGACCAGGCCGGCTGCGAGCAGCTGGGCGAGTATGCCTGGCACTGCGTCACCATGCCGGCCTGCGACCCGTTCGTGGCGCCGATCCTCTACTCGATCCCGGTGCAGCTGCTGGCCTACCACACCGCCGTGGCCAAGGGGACCGACGTCGACCAGCCGCGCAACCTCGCCAAATCCGTCACGGTCGAGTGA